From a single Mus caroli chromosome X, CAROLI_EIJ_v1.1, whole genome shotgun sequence genomic region:
- the LOC110287406 gene encoding uncharacterized protein LOC110287406 — protein MDHPRKFEHQDISYQSLGIDTSSEKAKEVMPPMISVEGGNDGGDQLWPKSDLGRATGEDSSFVGAGASGGKNKGYGDQDQPTLPAETRIQHLQDDADIIMICRAFSQLKLEDLDHVFQRTQFPNIFVRNEVGMPTSVEPEAESVGHSEPEEMLKQSF, from the exons ATGGACCATCCCCGCAAGTTTGAACACCAGGACATCAGCTACCAGAGCCTCGGAATTGATACGTCTTCAGAAAAAGCTAAAG AAGTGATGCCACCTATGATCAGTGTTGAGGGAGGAAATGATGGTGGTGACCAACTTTGGCCTAAATCTGATTTGGGAAGAGCGACAGGAGAAGACAGTAGTTTTGTGGGTGCAGGAGCGTCCGGAGGCAAAAACAAGGGCTACGGTGACCAGGACCAGCCAACTCTACCTGCAGAAACCAGGATCCAACATTTGCAGGACGATGCTGACATAATCATGATCTGCAGAGCCTTCAGCCAGCTGAAACTTGAAGATCTGGACCACGTCTTCCAACGCACTCAGTTCCCCAACATCTTTGTGAG AAACGAAGTTGGAATGCCGACAAGTGTTGAACCTGAAGCTGAATCCGTTGGGCACAGTGAACCGGAAGAGATGCTCAAGCAGTCATTCTAA